The Halomicronema hongdechloris C2206 genome includes a window with the following:
- a CDS encoding glycoside hydrolase family 13 protein: MDVQTPDWVKHAVFYQIFPDRFARSNNHSYGPAMAAALEPWDDPPTLEGYKGGNLWGVIERLDYLQDLGITAIYFTPIFQSTSNHRYHTHDYYQVDPLLGGNEAFFALLEAAHQRDIRVVLDGVFNHTGRGFFYFNDILENGPHSPWLDWFKIEAWPLSAYDGSLPANYIGWIGNRALPEFNHDNPAVREYIMRVGEHWIRAGIDGWRLDVPFEIATEGFWQEFRQRVKALNPDAYIVGEVWKDARPWLDGTQFDAVMNYLFTGPTIAYVAGPRVQMEYAELPDYYPYPPLDARGYGDKIQQLLERYPWEIQLSQLNLLSSHDIARLLSVAGEDQASLALGVLLQMTFPGAPSVYYGDEVGLPGGLDPDCRRTFPPQAQWNQEMLTLHRGLIALRRAHPALRVGGYEVLAAEGMTYVFARVLPQELIIIAVNADEQPSQLTVPFALDWSEELPQQRLFGQGSATWQQGTASPQLALELPARSGLVLG; the protein is encoded by the coding sequence ATGGACGTCCAGACGCCCGATTGGGTTAAGCATGCCGTTTTTTACCAGATTTTTCCGGATCGCTTTGCCCGCAGCAACAATCACTCCTATGGGCCGGCCATGGCGGCAGCCCTAGAGCCCTGGGACGATCCACCCACCCTAGAGGGCTACAAAGGCGGAAACCTCTGGGGCGTGATCGAACGGCTCGACTATTTGCAGGATCTCGGCATTACCGCCATCTACTTCACCCCCATCTTTCAATCCACCAGCAACCATCGATACCACACCCACGACTATTATCAGGTGGATCCCTTGCTAGGAGGGAATGAGGCCTTCTTTGCCCTACTGGAGGCGGCCCATCAGCGGGATATTCGTGTTGTCTTGGATGGCGTGTTTAATCACACCGGCCGCGGCTTTTTCTACTTCAACGACATTCTGGAAAACGGTCCCCATTCTCCCTGGTTGGATTGGTTCAAGATCGAGGCCTGGCCCCTATCGGCCTACGATGGCTCCCTACCGGCCAACTATATTGGCTGGATCGGCAATCGGGCCCTGCCCGAATTTAACCACGATAACCCCGCCGTGCGGGAATACATCATGCGGGTGGGCGAACACTGGATTCGGGCCGGCATCGACGGCTGGCGTCTGGATGTGCCCTTCGAGATAGCCACCGAGGGATTCTGGCAGGAATTTCGGCAACGGGTCAAGGCCCTTAACCCCGATGCCTATATCGTCGGGGAAGTCTGGAAAGATGCTCGCCCCTGGCTAGATGGCACCCAGTTCGACGCGGTGATGAATTACCTGTTTACCGGCCCCACCATTGCCTATGTGGCTGGTCCACGGGTGCAGATGGAATACGCAGAACTGCCCGATTATTATCCCTATCCGCCCCTCGATGCCCGAGGTTATGGAGACAAGATCCAACAGCTGCTGGAGCGCTATCCCTGGGAGATTCAACTCAGCCAGCTGAACCTGCTGTCGAGCCATGACATTGCTCGGCTGTTATCGGTAGCTGGAGAGGACCAAGCCAGCTTAGCCCTCGGCGTGCTATTGCAGATGACCTTCCCTGGAGCGCCCAGTGTCTACTACGGTGACGAGGTGGGCCTACCGGGGGGGCTCGATCCTGACTGTCGCCGCACCTTTCCCCCCCAAGCGCAGTGGAACCAAGAGATGCTGACCCTGCATCGAGGGCTGATTGCCCTGCGGCGAGCACATCCGGCCTTGCGAGTGGGGGGCTATGAGGTCTTAGCTGCTGAGGGAATGACCTATGTGTTCGCCCGGGTATTGCCCCAGGAACTCATCATCATTGCCGTGAATGCCGATGAGCAGCCCTCTCAATTGACAGTGCCGTTTGCCCTGGATTGGTCTGAAGAGCTACCTCAGCAGCGGCTATTTGGTCAGGGCTCGGCCACCTGGCAACAGGGGACAGCCTCCCCCCAATTAGCCCTAGAGCTCCCGGCCCGCTCAGGATTAGTGCTGGGATAG
- a CDS encoding TIR domain-containing protein produces the protein MNTAPTTSYRSPFVSTFLSHSSADSDLAAAVTKRLGRRGVLTWLDKNELLEMGSLDGVLKQAVQQQATLTLFLSEASLKSEWCRDELRWAIEAQAGTDHLLPVYLGDPLKLIKSHPLLRERFLHADGNRVNQLGYACQQEAGEPNPDAIAQKIAATAYHRSIPDPWSEVVIVLDQRGSGPRRGLPKLPANIASLQAPTLTFRPDTRSRQMRELLTGDDWDDMANTLKQSLSNALGTVRGEPRKVRVLGNAQTGLVWAVGRHFDRTTAADLYGYDRDGLAVTNQGQARHTPLLGGNPERAQPANDKAKAPEVKLPTVALGIGSQRRYGSQVQDAGPDLPLFWIESGSIEDSKQAMELVADIVASVEQLRREYGTRELVLFWTTANHVALLAAANLTSHVIPKIKYMEWDHANDRYVHLPMLGD, from the coding sequence ATGAATACTGCGCCAACCACTTCCTATCGGTCTCCCTTTGTTTCTACCTTCCTATCCCACTCCTCTGCCGATAGCGATCTGGCGGCAGCCGTGACCAAACGCCTAGGGCGTCGCGGTGTTTTAACCTGGCTTGATAAAAATGAACTACTCGAAATGGGGTCGCTGGATGGGGTTCTGAAACAGGCCGTCCAGCAGCAGGCAACCTTGACGCTTTTTCTATCTGAAGCCTCTCTAAAGTCTGAGTGGTGTAGAGACGAACTCAGATGGGCGATCGAGGCTCAGGCGGGGACCGATCATTTGCTGCCGGTATATTTGGGAGATCCCCTGAAGCTGATCAAAAGCCATCCTCTGCTGCGCGAAAGGTTTCTGCATGCCGATGGCAATCGCGTCAATCAACTGGGCTATGCCTGCCAGCAGGAGGCCGGCGAACCGAATCCAGATGCGATCGCACAAAAAATTGCCGCCACCGCCTACCACCGTTCCATCCCTGACCCCTGGTCTGAGGTGGTGATTGTGTTAGACCAACGGGGCAGTGGCCCCCGCCGTGGCCTCCCAAAACTTCCTGCCAACATCGCCAGTCTCCAAGCCCCCACCCTCACCTTTCGCCCCGATACCAGATCCCGCCAGATGCGAGAACTGCTAACTGGCGACGATTGGGACGATATGGCCAACACCCTGAAACAGTCCCTATCTAACGCCCTCGGCACAGTGCGGGGAGAGCCTCGTAAAGTACGGGTTCTCGGCAACGCCCAGACAGGGCTGGTATGGGCCGTGGGCCGCCACTTTGACCGCACCACCGCTGCCGACCTCTACGGCTATGATCGAGATGGTCTAGCCGTCACGAATCAAGGGCAAGCAAGGCACACCCCCTTACTGGGCGGAAATCCGGAGAGAGCCCAGCCAGCCAACGATAAAGCAAAAGCACCAGAGGTTAAGTTGCCCACGGTCGCTCTGGGCATTGGGTCACAGCGGCGATACGGTTCTCAAGTCCAAGACGCTGGGCCTGATCTGCCGTTGTTTTGGATAGAGTCTGGCTCAATCGAAGACTCCAAACAGGCTATGGAGCTAGTGGCAGATATCGTGGCCTCTGTCGAACAGTTGCGGCGAGAGTATGGCACTCGGGAACTCGTCCTGTTTTGGACCACCGCCAACCATGTGGCCCTGCTGGCCGCCGCTAACCTGACCTCCCATGTCATTCCTAAAATCAAATATATGGAATGGGATCATGCCAATGATAGGTACGTGCATCTTCCCATGTTGGGGGATTGA
- a CDS encoding aldo/keto reductase, which produces MQYRRFGRTNLPMPVFSCGGMRYQHSWKDSPHWQIPQKNQANLEATIRRALEVGITHIETARGYGTSEIQLGRILPRLPREKLIVQTKISPKPDPQDFRRTLEQSLQNLRLEHIDLLGIHGINTPDLLDYTVRPGGCLEVAQAFQRAGRIGHIGFSTHAPTWVILQAIETNQFDYVNLHWYYINQDNWPAIEAANRHDMGVFIISPSDKGGHLYNPPQKLVDLCAPLSPMVFNDLFCLSHPQVHTLSLGAARPSDFDEHLQVLPLLEQAAEILPPIVQRLEQAASDALGTDWLRTWQVGLPTPEDTPGRINIPTILWLHNLLVAFDMDEYAKARYNLLGNGGHWFPGQQAGDIDRLDLSKCLARSPHAQKIPKLLAETHQRLGGETVKRLSQS; this is translated from the coding sequence ATGCAGTATCGACGCTTTGGCCGCACCAATTTACCCATGCCCGTCTTTTCCTGCGGCGGCATGCGCTATCAGCATTCCTGGAAAGACAGTCCCCACTGGCAAATTCCCCAGAAAAACCAAGCTAACCTCGAGGCCACCATTCGCCGGGCCTTAGAGGTCGGCATCACTCACATTGAAACAGCCCGGGGCTATGGTACTTCTGAGATCCAGTTGGGGCGGATTCTGCCCCGCTTGCCCCGGGAAAAGCTGATCGTCCAGACCAAAATTTCCCCCAAGCCCGATCCCCAAGACTTTCGTCGCACCTTAGAGCAATCCCTGCAGAATCTACGGCTGGAGCACATCGATCTGCTCGGCATCCATGGCATCAACACCCCAGACCTGCTGGACTACACCGTCCGACCGGGAGGTTGCCTAGAGGTGGCCCAAGCCTTTCAACGGGCTGGACGCATTGGCCACATCGGCTTCTCTACCCATGCCCCCACCTGGGTGATTCTGCAGGCCATCGAGACCAACCAATTCGACTACGTCAATCTGCACTGGTACTACATCAATCAGGACAACTGGCCTGCCATTGAAGCCGCCAATCGCCATGACATGGGGGTATTCATCATCAGTCCTTCAGACAAGGGCGGCCATCTCTACAACCCGCCCCAGAAGCTAGTTGACCTCTGTGCGCCCCTCAGCCCCATGGTCTTCAACGATCTCTTCTGCCTCAGCCATCCCCAGGTCCATACCCTCAGCCTAGGGGCGGCTCGCCCCAGCGACTTTGATGAGCATTTGCAGGTCTTGCCGCTGTTAGAGCAAGCCGCAGAAATCCTACCGCCAATTGTGCAGCGACTGGAGCAAGCTGCCAGCGATGCCCTAGGCACCGATTGGCTACGCACCTGGCAGGTGGGACTGCCGACGCCGGAAGATACTCCTGGGCGCATCAACATTCCCACTATCCTTTGGCTGCATAACCTGCTGGTGGCCTTTGATATGGACGAGTATGCCAAGGCCCGCTACAATCTCCTGGGCAATGGCGGCCATTGGTTTCCCGGTCAACAAGCTGGCGATATTGACCGCTTGGACTTATCGAAGTGCCTAGCCCGCAGCCCTCACGCCCAGAAGATTCCCAAGCTGTTGGCCGAGACCCACCAGCGCCTAGGGGGGGAAACGGTGAAACGGTTATCCCAGTCCTAG
- a CDS encoding mCpol domain-containing protein — MTKLYFAADGDDVGHHLEYLMLRNESAKIFEFSKVFHKAMLWLEYELIESCEAEIIFTGGDNILARISKTDDTLNLIEKIRFEFQKKAKSTLSIGLGKTPREAYFALKLAKTSGKNCVRQFRELEDFLDA, encoded by the coding sequence ATGACTAAACTCTATTTTGCTGCCGATGGTGATGATGTTGGACATCATCTTGAATATCTTATGTTGAGAAATGAATCAGCTAAAATTTTCGAATTTTCAAAAGTATTTCATAAAGCGATGCTTTGGCTAGAATATGAGCTTATAGAGTCTTGCGAGGCAGAAATAATATTTACAGGTGGAGATAATATTTTAGCCCGCATTAGCAAAACAGACGATACTCTCAATCTGATCGAAAAAATTAGATTTGAATTTCAGAAAAAGGCCAAAAGCACACTATCAATAGGACTTGGAAAAACTCCAAGAGAAGCTTACTTTGCTTTAAAGCTGGCTAAGACAAGTGGCAAGAATTGTGTTCGTCAGTTTAGAGAATTGGAGGATTTTCTTGATGCTTAA
- a CDS encoding TIGR03985 family CRISPR-associated protein — protein MDSYQQQIEALWQTPDGGVIQFDNWVVRQRRTATVTVYPVCVHYARRAKYLSAYGQDPDGHIGWHNYRLDRIRSPHLRVLPWGDPAVPPELKTLRDTGQLPTPEQVQVQLAAAWGFNFYLPKALLIMRFEPEFAHGYVQDTERHPTFGPVSYGELAQLVHIEVAEATEQQEILQVLAQRPATDAYYRGWMRVGDINVTMRLRDWRPQGEVIAPLVVRQQMMSEAARELDNYGILRNPAI, from the coding sequence GTGGACAGCTACCAGCAGCAAATCGAAGCCCTCTGGCAAACCCCCGATGGCGGCGTGATTCAGTTTGACAACTGGGTGGTTCGCCAACGGCGCACCGCCACGGTGACGGTGTATCCAGTGTGTGTGCACTATGCCCGCCGGGCCAAGTACCTCAGCGCCTATGGCCAAGATCCCGATGGCCACATTGGCTGGCATAACTACCGCCTGGATCGCATCCGCTCCCCCCACCTGAGGGTCTTACCCTGGGGCGATCCAGCGGTGCCCCCCGAGCTCAAAACCCTGCGGGACACCGGGCAACTGCCTACCCCAGAACAGGTGCAGGTGCAGTTGGCAGCGGCCTGGGGATTTAATTTTTATCTGCCCAAAGCACTGCTGATCATGCGGTTTGAGCCGGAGTTTGCCCACGGGTATGTACAGGATACGGAGCGCCACCCCACCTTTGGGCCGGTGAGCTATGGGGAGTTGGCGCAATTGGTGCATATTGAGGTGGCGGAGGCAACGGAACAGCAGGAGATTTTGCAGGTACTGGCCCAGCGTCCCGCTACAGATGCCTACTACCGGGGCTGGATGCGGGTAGGGGATATTAATGTAACGATGCGACTGCGCGATTGGCGACCGCAGGGGGAGGTGATTGCGCCGCTGGTGGTGCGACAGCAGATGATGTCGGAAGCGGCGAGAGAGCTGGATAACTATGGAATATTGCGAAATCCTGCGATTTGA
- a CDS encoding DJ-1/PfpI/YhbO family deglycase/protease: MTYATPSETTPKRIAILIESGFEDSEFTVPYTALKRTDAKIVLVGSRMNEEYTGKKGKVTVSPDATATEVLSDDFDAVLIPGGHAPDKIRRNDRAVRLVMDAMAQGKVVAAICHAPHVLVEADQLRDRRATGFHSVRKDMQNAGATYVDEPVVVDGPLITSRRPGDLPLFTTVLLSQLGLAIEGEALPDLDDQEYDWWKLAESWGGSNRQDILNVINTALVGERYTQAAFRQYLGKVSDAEAKTVFTEVITAKETHIEQLEMRLRAFGEEVSWQAIGSEALATLQNWIQSSDEVEILRRALGDLQTGALDAAKFSGQLTDPVTSDLLDRIAQTLTRLEARVGDLYRARLGSEVEPPLPTTAALG; the protein is encoded by the coding sequence ATGACTTACGCCACACCATCCGAAACCACCCCCAAACGCATTGCCATTTTGATTGAGAGTGGCTTTGAAGATTCAGAATTCACGGTGCCCTACACTGCACTGAAGCGCACAGACGCCAAAATTGTGCTGGTGGGCAGCCGTATGAATGAGGAATATACCGGAAAGAAAGGCAAGGTCACGGTTTCGCCGGACGCGACCGCCACTGAAGTCTTGTCTGACGATTTTGATGCGGTGCTGATTCCCGGAGGCCATGCTCCCGATAAGATTCGCCGTAACGACCGAGCCGTCCGTCTCGTTATGGACGCCATGGCCCAGGGCAAGGTGGTTGCCGCCATCTGCCACGCACCGCACGTCCTGGTGGAAGCTGACCAATTGCGCGATCGCCGCGCCACGGGGTTCCACTCCGTCCGCAAGGATATGCAAAATGCAGGCGCCACCTACGTCGATGAGCCAGTGGTTGTAGACGGCCCTCTGATCACATCACGTCGTCCGGGGGATTTGCCCCTGTTTACGACTGTGTTGCTCAGCCAGTTGGGACTCGCCATTGAGGGAGAGGCGTTGCCCGACCTGGACGACCAAGAGTACGACTGGTGGAAGCTGGCAGAGAGCTGGGGGGGGTCCAACCGTCAGGACATCCTCAATGTCATTAACACCGCTCTGGTGGGAGAGCGATACACTCAGGCGGCGTTTCGCCAGTATCTGGGCAAAGTATCAGACGCCGAAGCCAAGACGGTCTTCACGGAAGTCATCACCGCGAAAGAAACCCATATCGAGCAGCTAGAAATGCGTCTGCGTGCCTTTGGAGAAGAGGTAAGCTGGCAGGCGATCGGCAGTGAGGCCCTGGCCACGCTGCAAAACTGGATTCAGTCCAGCGATGAGGTGGAAATTTTGCGCCGGGCCTTAGGCGACCTGCAAACCGGAGCCTTGGATGCAGCTAAGTTTTCGGGGCAGCTCACGGACCCGGTCACCAGCGACCTGCTCGATCGCATCGCCCAAACGCTGACCCGTCTGGAAGCCCGCGTGGGAGATCTGTACCGCGCCCGACTGGGCAGCGAGGTAGAACCGCCTCTACCGACAACCGCCGCGCTCGGGTAA
- a CDS encoding (Fe-S)-binding protein, protein MQTSEQPLKLDPSLTTNPDGFDAHDPPSPELINACVHCGFCLTTCPSYRVIGKEMDSPRGRIYLMEAINKGEAPLSPASVQHFDSCLGCLACTTACPSGVQYDKLIAAVRPQIQRQHQRPLPQRLLRQLIFSLFPYPDRLRLLLAPLALYQRLGLSQLVQKTGVLQRLSPNLAAMESLLPPVTPKCFQDNLPEVVPAQGERRYRVGMILGCVQRVFFTGVNEATARVLAANGCEVVIPRDQGCCSALPAHQGEEAQAEALVRQMIDCFEAAQVDYVIINAAGCGHTLKEYGHILRHDDAYHERAVAFSNRVRDVQEFLMEVGLTATLHPLTPGSLPVVYQDACHLLHGQKISQQPRQLLSQIPGIELRDPLDAALCCGSAGVYNMLQPQVAAELGPMKVTNLLNTGAHLIASANPGCSLQIQRYMPENQILLMHPMELLDRSIRNQPLSGL, encoded by the coding sequence ATGCAGACCTCCGAGCAGCCCCTGAAGTTAGATCCCAGCCTGACCACAAATCCAGACGGGTTCGATGCCCACGATCCTCCTAGCCCAGAGCTAATCAATGCCTGCGTTCACTGTGGCTTCTGCCTCACCACCTGCCCCAGCTATCGGGTCATCGGCAAGGAAATGGACTCCCCCCGGGGCCGCATTTACCTAATGGAGGCCATCAACAAGGGAGAAGCGCCCCTGTCGCCAGCCTCGGTGCAACACTTCGACTCCTGCCTGGGCTGCCTAGCCTGCACCACCGCTTGCCCCTCCGGCGTCCAGTACGATAAGTTAATTGCCGCCGTGCGGCCCCAGATCCAGCGCCAGCATCAGCGCCCTCTGCCACAGCGGCTGTTGCGACAACTGATTTTTTCCCTCTTTCCCTACCCCGACCGGCTGCGATTGCTGCTAGCGCCCCTGGCCCTGTACCAACGCCTGGGGTTGTCTCAGCTGGTGCAGAAAACCGGGGTGCTACAACGGCTCTCTCCCAATCTGGCCGCCATGGAATCCTTGCTACCGCCGGTGACGCCGAAGTGCTTCCAAGACAACTTGCCGGAGGTGGTTCCAGCCCAGGGAGAACGGCGCTACCGGGTGGGCATGATTTTGGGCTGTGTGCAGCGGGTATTTTTCACCGGGGTGAACGAAGCCACGGCCCGGGTCTTGGCCGCCAATGGCTGTGAGGTGGTCATTCCCAGGGATCAGGGTTGCTGCTCGGCCCTACCGGCCCACCAGGGGGAAGAGGCTCAGGCCGAGGCCTTGGTCCGTCAGATGATTGACTGCTTCGAGGCGGCCCAGGTCGACTATGTGATCATCAATGCCGCTGGTTGCGGCCACACCCTGAAGGAATACGGTCACATTCTGCGCCATGATGACGCCTACCACGAGCGGGCCGTGGCCTTCTCCAACCGGGTGCGAGACGTGCAGGAATTCTTGATGGAAGTGGGGCTGACGGCGACGTTGCATCCCCTCACCCCGGGATCGCTGCCCGTGGTCTATCAAGATGCCTGTCACCTGCTCCATGGCCAGAAAATCAGCCAACAACCGCGGCAGTTACTCAGCCAAATTCCCGGCATCGAGCTGCGGGACCCCCTAGACGCCGCCCTCTGTTGTGGCAGTGCCGGCGTCTACAACATGCTGCAACCCCAGGTGGCTGCAGAGCTGGGGCCGATGAAGGTGACGAACCTGCTGAATACGGGCGCCCACCTGATCGCCTCGGCCAACCCAGGCTGCTCCCTGCAAATTCAGCGGTATATGCCAGAGAACCAGATTCTCCTGATGCATCCCATGGAGCTCCTGGACCGCTCGATTCGTAATCAGCCCCTGTCAGGACTCTAG
- a CDS encoding lysylphosphatidylglycerol synthase transmembrane domain-containing protein codes for MIPVKPRKHAQDSQSNQLQQEQAGAKPALAVNISLAATIKKVVSLMISLALLVVIYRQIDLVSLLDVFQQCNLLWLSLSLAMMLLLIVIPAWRLQRLTPTQQSIGLVEAIRLILVAGTLNMVLPSNMGQIVKAYFLADRGNLRQSLAFTVVIFEKACDLLALLLWCAFGLILYPQKGQTFWLLAGVVLLCSGVGFLLLGSRSAANFLLSRIRAISPHPIRQKVKNFQRSWNHMHDYFWPNRRQVGVIAAVSILLWLLHLCQIWLFILALNAWTPFVTSLALTPLAILVGLLPLTFAGIGTRDAALILFYQPFLMPATGAALGLLCTLRYLLPALGGLPLIGHYIASMGRSRSTISPSSQQ; via the coding sequence ATGATTCCTGTCAAACCCAGAAAACATGCTCAGGACAGTCAGTCTAATCAGTTGCAGCAGGAGCAAGCGGGGGCGAAGCCAGCGTTAGCTGTCAACATATCACTGGCAGCCACGATTAAAAAAGTAGTGTCTCTGATGATCAGTTTGGCTCTTCTGGTCGTCATTTATCGGCAAATCGATCTAGTCAGCTTGCTGGATGTCTTTCAGCAGTGCAATTTGCTCTGGCTGAGCCTGAGTCTGGCCATGATGCTGCTACTGATTGTCATCCCAGCCTGGCGGCTCCAGCGACTGACACCAACCCAACAGTCTATCGGTCTGGTTGAAGCTATCCGCTTAATCTTAGTAGCAGGAACTCTTAATATGGTCCTGCCATCGAATATGGGGCAGATTGTCAAGGCCTATTTCTTAGCGGATCGCGGTAATCTACGTCAATCCTTAGCCTTTACAGTGGTTATTTTCGAAAAGGCATGTGACTTACTTGCTCTCTTATTGTGGTGTGCTTTTGGCCTTATTTTATATCCCCAGAAAGGTCAGACATTTTGGCTGTTGGCAGGGGTTGTTTTATTGTGTAGTGGCGTGGGATTCCTGTTGCTGGGATCTCGATCGGCAGCCAATTTTCTATTGAGTCGAATTAGGGCGATCTCACCTCACCCAATTCGCCAAAAAGTCAAAAACTTTCAGCGCTCATGGAATCACATGCATGACTATTTCTGGCCCAACCGACGCCAGGTGGGAGTGATTGCGGCGGTGTCTATCTTGCTGTGGCTGCTTCATCTGTGCCAGATTTGGTTGTTTATTTTAGCCCTCAATGCCTGGACACCGTTTGTCACGAGCTTAGCCTTAACGCCGTTGGCTATTTTAGTGGGGTTACTGCCCCTCACCTTCGCCGGCATTGGCACTCGGGATGCCGCCTTGATCCTGTTTTATCAGCCCTTTCTCATGCCAGCCACGGGGGCAGCCCTAGGGCTATTGTGCACGTTACGTTATCTGCTCCCGGCCCTGGGAGGGCTACCCCTGATTGGCCATTACATCGCGTCCATGGGGCGTTCCCGCAGCACCATATCTCCCTCATCCCAGCAATAA
- a CDS encoding IS4 family transposase, producing the protein MMPNRAAVLKEQYQNSIGLPFSDVLPEAEIQAVLEAQGVTYRQVLYTPIVVLWSWLSQVLDSDSSLSHAVKRVTTWMRVAGLSVPSADTGAYSKARKRWPESIFPPLVKRVATALQAQVSPAQRWCGRVVRAFDATTILMSDTEVNQRAYPQHSNQKSGCGFPLLKLQVWFCVTTGAVLEVAMAPFRVSEWRLARHLYQTLCPEDVVVADSAYGTYVDLAGVTAMGADAVFRKHHQRRCDFRRGKKLGIGDHIVRWQRPKKCPHALSPEEFEALPEALEVREVYLSIQVPGFRPSNFVVVTTLIDPKRYPRAKLAQLYQLRWQAAEVNLRHLKTTLAMEMVAAKTPTMVTKSIWVHLLAYNLLRTLMWEAGADAEVGALRLSLQGTRQQFNHFRPELLHLSPSARPQGYQALLNAVRELIIPFRPHRSEPRVVKRRPKPFPRMQEPRSVAKAKLVA; encoded by the coding sequence ATGATGCCGAATCGTGCAGCAGTCCTCAAGGAGCAATACCAGAACAGCATCGGTCTACCGTTTAGCGATGTGCTGCCGGAAGCAGAGATTCAGGCGGTGCTGGAGGCCCAGGGAGTCACTTATCGCCAAGTGCTTTACACCCCGATAGTGGTGCTGTGGAGTTGGCTGTCGCAAGTTCTCGATTCGGACAGCAGTTTGAGCCATGCTGTCAAGCGCGTGACGACCTGGATGCGGGTGGCTGGATTGAGCGTGCCGTCGGCGGATACGGGCGCCTACAGCAAAGCCCGCAAACGCTGGCCCGAATCGATTTTTCCACCGCTTGTAAAGCGCGTCGCCACGGCTTTACAGGCGCAGGTATCCCCAGCTCAGCGGTGGTGCGGTCGGGTCGTGAGGGCGTTTGATGCGACGACGATTTTGATGAGCGATACCGAAGTGAATCAACGGGCGTATCCCCAGCACAGTAATCAAAAGAGCGGCTGTGGCTTTCCCCTCCTGAAGCTGCAAGTGTGGTTTTGTGTGACCACAGGAGCGGTATTGGAAGTCGCAATGGCTCCCTTTCGGGTCAGTGAATGGCGCTTAGCCCGTCACCTCTATCAGACGTTGTGCCCAGAGGATGTGGTGGTGGCCGATTCGGCTTACGGCACCTATGTCGATTTGGCTGGAGTCACCGCGATGGGAGCCGATGCCGTCTTTCGCAAGCATCATCAACGCCGTTGTGATTTCAGGCGCGGCAAAAAGCTAGGCATTGGCGACCACATCGTCCGGTGGCAGCGCCCGAAAAAATGTCCTCATGCCCTTTCACCGGAGGAGTTTGAGGCGTTGCCCGAGGCGCTTGAGGTGCGCGAAGTCTATCTCTCGATTCAAGTCCCTGGGTTTCGCCCGAGCAACTTTGTGGTAGTGACCACCTTGATAGACCCCAAACGCTATCCTAGAGCCAAATTGGCCCAACTCTATCAGTTGCGTTGGCAAGCCGCTGAAGTCAATCTCAGACATCTCAAAACCACCTTAGCCATGGAGATGGTTGCCGCCAAAACCCCTACCATGGTGACTAAAAGTATTTGGGTGCATTTGTTGGCCTACAATCTGCTGCGAACGCTGATGTGGGAAGCCGGCGCCGATGCCGAGGTCGGGGCTTTGCGGCTCTCCCTACAGGGCACGCGGCAACAATTCAATCATTTCCGACCCGAGTTGCTGCATCTCTCGCCATCTGCGCGACCGCAAGGCTACCAAGCCTTGTTAAACGCTGTGCGGGAGTTGATTATCCCTTTTCGACCGCACCGCTCAGAACCCCGAGTGGTCAAACGTCGCCCCAAACCGTTCCCCAGAATGCAAGAACCGCGCTCGGTTGCGAAAGCTAAACTAGTTGCTTGA
- a CDS encoding CU044_2847 family protein: MSAIIHTNSSPEESILLFEVTRSNGQLRPQQLKPQELAVKSAQALDQAMGTIQGVANCTSETLGKLAQSPSEVEIEFAIKVDAEVGALIANGRQEGNLRVKLVWKNDRHLQLENGVDHSVPGPGEPDPA; this comes from the coding sequence ATGTCAGCCATCATCCACACCAACAGCTCCCCAGAAGAATCTATCCTTTTGTTCGAAGTCACTCGCAGCAATGGCCAACTGCGGCCTCAGCAGCTCAAGCCTCAGGAGCTCGCTGTCAAGTCTGCCCAGGCCCTCGATCAGGCCATGGGTACTATTCAGGGAGTGGCCAACTGCACCAGCGAGACTCTGGGCAAGTTGGCTCAGTCCCCCAGCGAAGTGGAGATAGAGTTTGCCATCAAAGTCGATGCTGAGGTCGGGGCCTTGATCGCTAATGGCCGCCAAGAAGGGAATCTGCGGGTGAAGTTGGTCTGGAAAAACGACAGGCATCTCCAGTTAGAGAATGGAGTTGACCACTCAGTTCCTGGACCAGGAGAGCCAGATCCAGCCTGA